A window of Sphingomonas adhaesiva contains these coding sequences:
- a CDS encoding ROK family protein: MPTSERLIAGVELGGTKCIAILASGPDHILEEVRVPTTHPDETLPALEAALDGWREFAAIGVASFGPVSIDPAAGDYGHITSTPKPHWANTDIAKRLKARYGVPVGFHSDVVGAAMGEARWGAGQGLGDLAYVTVGTGVGAGMIAHGRPVDGMTHSELGHIRPPRLLGDDWGGACPFHGACVEGLAAGPAIAARTGVKGEALSLDDPAWDTVVDALSHLFATLTLTGVPRRIVLGGGVMVGNPDLLPRLRRATAAHLNGYVALPQVQAMDTFIVPAALGGNAGPLGAVVLGEIALETRFTAA; the protein is encoded by the coding sequence ATGCCGACGTCGGAGCGACTGATCGCCGGAGTGGAGCTGGGGGGCACGAAGTGCATCGCGATCCTGGCGAGCGGCCCGGATCATATCCTGGAGGAAGTGCGCGTCCCGACCACGCACCCGGACGAGACGCTGCCCGCGCTGGAGGCCGCCCTCGATGGCTGGCGCGAGTTCGCCGCGATCGGCGTCGCCAGCTTCGGGCCCGTCTCGATCGATCCGGCGGCGGGCGACTATGGGCACATCACCTCAACGCCCAAGCCGCACTGGGCCAATACCGATATCGCGAAGCGGCTGAAGGCGCGCTACGGCGTGCCGGTCGGCTTTCACAGCGATGTCGTGGGCGCGGCGATGGGCGAGGCGCGCTGGGGCGCCGGGCAGGGGCTGGGCGACCTGGCCTATGTCACGGTCGGCACCGGCGTGGGCGCGGGGATGATCGCGCACGGCCGGCCGGTCGACGGCATGACCCATTCGGAACTGGGGCATATCCGCCCGCCGCGGCTGCTGGGCGACGATTGGGGCGGGGCCTGCCCGTTCCACGGCGCCTGCGTCGAGGGGCTGGCCGCGGGGCCGGCGATCGCGGCGCGGACGGGGGTGAAGGGCGAGGCGCTGTCGCTCGACGATCCCGCCTGGGATACGGTGGTCGATGCGCTGTCGCACCTCTTCGCGACGCTGACGCTGACGGGGGTGCCGCGCCGCATCGTGCTGGGCGGCGGCGTCATGGTGGGCAATCCGGACCTGCTGCCGCGGTTGCGGCGCGCCACCGCGGCGCATCTGAACGGCTATGTCGCGCTGCCGCAGGTGCAGGCCATGGACACGTTCATCGTCCCCGCGGCGCTGGGCGGCAACGCCGGTCCGCTGGGTGCGGTGGTGCTGGGCGAGATAGCGCTGGAGACACGGTTTACGGCTGCTTAA
- a CDS encoding MarR family winged helix-turn-helix transcriptional regulator has product MAERLHLDRFLPYLLSVTSNRVSDRIAQAYDALFGLSIPEWRLIALIAEHAPITQAQLGELSRMDKVTVSRAAIALTARGLLARAPNPGDRRSHHLTLTDAGRALYAEIAPKAMEWERRIFGRFDAHELRQFTDMLRRIDAAAQEDD; this is encoded by the coding sequence ATGGCCGAACGCCTTCATCTCGACCGTTTCCTGCCGTACCTGCTGTCGGTGACGTCCAATCGCGTGAGCGACCGGATCGCACAGGCGTATGACGCGCTGTTCGGGTTATCGATCCCGGAGTGGCGGCTGATCGCGCTGATCGCGGAACATGCCCCGATCACGCAGGCGCAGCTGGGCGAGCTCAGCCGGATGGACAAGGTGACGGTCAGCCGCGCCGCGATCGCGCTGACCGCGCGGGGGCTGCTGGCGCGCGCGCCCAATCCGGGCGACCGCCGCTCGCACCATTTGACGCTGACCGATGCCGGCCGCGCGCTCTATGCCGAGATCGCGCCCAAGGCGATGGAGTGGGAACGTCGCATCTTCGGCCGGTTCGACGCGCATGAGCTGCGACAATTCACCGACATGCTGCGCCGGATCGACGCCGCGGCCCAGGAGGACGACTGA
- a CDS encoding alpha/beta fold hydrolase translates to MTVIRANGIEIDYEDHGPADGPAVLLVMGLGAQLVRWPMAMVDGLVAHGYRVIRFDNRDVGLSTKFDHAGVPGIVWTAIQKRCGLTPVVPYTLTDMAQDAVGLLDALSIPRAHVVGASMGGMIAQLMAARWPDRVETLTSIMSTTGRADCSRPTMRTTALLLRHPRSDDVEAIVAHGTMAGRAVGGRFPMEDAFMAERIRSETLRNRCPTGFLRQMAAIIADGDRTERLRRITAPTLVIHGSDDPLVPVAGGRETARAIPGARLLEIEGMGHTLPPQVIPQIVDAIAAHARALPPVARAA, encoded by the coding sequence ATGACCGTGATACGCGCGAACGGAATAGAGATCGATTACGAGGACCACGGCCCCGCCGACGGTCCCGCGGTGCTGCTCGTCATGGGGCTGGGCGCGCAGCTGGTGCGCTGGCCGATGGCGATGGTCGACGGGCTGGTGGCGCATGGCTACCGCGTCATCCGTTTCGACAATCGCGACGTCGGCCTGTCGACGAAGTTCGATCACGCCGGCGTCCCCGGCATCGTATGGACCGCGATCCAGAAGCGGTGCGGGCTCACCCCCGTCGTGCCCTATACGCTGACCGACATGGCGCAGGACGCGGTCGGGCTGCTCGACGCGCTGTCGATCCCGCGCGCGCATGTCGTCGGCGCCTCGATGGGGGGCATGATCGCGCAGCTGATGGCGGCACGCTGGCCAGATCGGGTGGAGACGCTCACCTCGATCATGTCCACCACCGGCCGCGCCGATTGCTCGCGTCCGACGATGCGCACCACGGCGCTGCTGCTGCGCCACCCGCGCAGCGACGATGTGGAGGCGATCGTCGCGCATGGCACGATGGCCGGGCGCGCGGTCGGCGGGCGTTTCCCGATGGAGGATGCCTTCATGGCGGAGCGCATCCGCAGCGAAACGCTGCGCAACCGCTGCCCCACCGGCTTCCTGCGCCAGATGGCGGCGATCATCGCCGATGGCGACCGCACCGAACGGCTGCGCCGTATCACCGCCCCGACGCTGGTGATCCACGGCAGCGACGATCCGCTGGTGCCCGTCGCCGGCGGTCGTGAGACGGCACGCGCCATACCCGGCGCGCGCCTGCTCGAGATCGAGGGCATGGGGCACACGCTGCCGCCGCAGGTCATTCCTCAGATCGTCGACGCCATCGCCGCGCACGCCCGCGCCCTCCCCCCGGTGGCCCGCGCCGCGTGA